A DNA window from Myxocyprinus asiaticus isolate MX2 ecotype Aquarium Trade chromosome 15, UBuf_Myxa_2, whole genome shotgun sequence contains the following coding sequences:
- the LOC127452908 gene encoding protein C1orf43 homolog isoform X1, with product MAENTLSGVNVVLVMAYGSLVFVLLFIFVKRQIMRFAMKSRRGPHVPLGHNAPKDLKEEIDSCLSKVNDIRYEPNLLSKDDDRLKHQGQNGCYNYLFRMQALDAIRDSDIPFHEMCRSASALTGRRYRNWLLDLRNTHSPFKTSHCALIDRLIEGYDSARHGTGVFGEAEFVKYKEDLAELAAVVKTYSSSTSLNQQHQSAAKDLTSSPGPSSASTIQVTYLPSSSQRSKRPKHFLELKNFKDNYNTLESTL from the exons ATGGCAGAGAACACACTTTCGGGTGTAAATGTCGTGCTCGTGATGGCCTACGGCAGCCTG GTGTTTGTGCTGCTGTTCATCTTTGTGAAACGGCAGATTATGCGCTTTGCTATGAAGTCTCGCAGAGGACCGCACGTGCCACTGGGTCATAACGCCCCCAAG GATCTGAAAGAAGAGATTGACTCCTGTTTGTCAAAAGTGAATGATATTCGCTATGAGCCAAATCTGCTCTCTAAGGATGATGACCGGCTAAAGCATCAGGGCCAGAATG GCTGTTATAATTATCTCTTCAGAATGCAAGCATTAGATGCCATCAGAGACTCAG ATATCCCATTTCACGAGATGTGTCGCAGTGCCAGTGCTCTGACTGGACGGCGCTACAGGAACTGGCTGCTGGATCTGCGCAACACTCACTCTCCATTCAAGACAAGTCACTGTGCACTCATAGATCGCTTGATAGAGGGCTACGACAGCGCTCGCCATGGAACTGGG GTGTTTGGTGAGGCAGAGTTTGTAAAGTATAAGGAAGACCTGGCTGAACTGGCTGCTGT TGTGAAGACCTACTCCAGCAGCACCAGTCTAAATCAGCAGCACCAGTCGGCGGCTAAAGATCTGACCAGCTCCCCCGGCCCCTCGTCTGCCTCTACCATTCAAGTCACATACCTGCCCTCCAGCAGCCAGCGCAGCAAGAGGCCCAAACACTTCCTTGAGCTCAAAAACTTTAAAGACAATTACAACACTTTGGAGAGCACACTTTAG
- the LOC127452908 gene encoding protein C1orf43 homolog isoform X2: MAENTLSGVNVVLVMAYGSLVFVLLFIFVKRQIMRFAMKSRRGPHVPLGHNAPKDLKEEIDSCLSKVNDIRYEPNLLSKDDDRLKHQGQNGCYNYLFRMQALDAIRDSDIPFHEMCRSASALTGRRYRNWLLDLRNTHSPFKTSHCALIDRLIEGYDSARHGTGVSLKDCVW, translated from the exons ATGGCAGAGAACACACTTTCGGGTGTAAATGTCGTGCTCGTGATGGCCTACGGCAGCCTG GTGTTTGTGCTGCTGTTCATCTTTGTGAAACGGCAGATTATGCGCTTTGCTATGAAGTCTCGCAGAGGACCGCACGTGCCACTGGGTCATAACGCCCCCAAG GATCTGAAAGAAGAGATTGACTCCTGTTTGTCAAAAGTGAATGATATTCGCTATGAGCCAAATCTGCTCTCTAAGGATGATGACCGGCTAAAGCATCAGGGCCAGAATG GCTGTTATAATTATCTCTTCAGAATGCAAGCATTAGATGCCATCAGAGACTCAG ATATCCCATTTCACGAGATGTGTCGCAGTGCCAGTGCTCTGACTGGACGGCGCTACAGGAACTGGCTGCTGGATCTGCGCAACACTCACTCTCCATTCAAGACAAGTCACTGTGCACTCATAGATCGCTTGATAGAGGGCTACGACAGCGCTCGCCATGGAACTGGGGTCAGCCTGAAAGACT GTGTTTGGTGA
- the LOC127452905 gene encoding tuftelin-like isoform X4, with the protein MSRIGSMCTFDEIRVDDRVNGYRRLRLTLHDQNQQQPSTAKPIGRAFDLVQPTSERQPLKTEVTKPSEEPIEVIKVYLDERKQAQARHQQSLKMLSDEVSQIQEVRYCLKNLREQMAAKSHRTEHKMVLAGTGPRKVNGTHSVLNGLEKQESVDEQERDKMREASKRLYAQLQEAEKRNQEEREKLLAEANQYKQQLSEQNDYLKRVQQSKEQQDQQIQDLQRLMSGMEQESSSLRDQLMTKQAELLQMREKNKEGQAWRQSLEEQEKENAILREKIHHLDDMLKSQQRKLRQMIEQLQNSRMVIQERDRAIRELEEKVAMLEAENKQMRDQMDYYLGSQRSNSYLPTDSNAQIVYSKPLKPSTHTNKSLPFIKVIEIKS; encoded by the exons ATGAGTCGAATTGGGAGTATGTGCACGTTTGATGAAATCAGAGTGGATGACAGAGTG AACGGGTACAGAAGACTCAGACTCACTCTACACGACCAGAACCAACAGCAGCCCAGCACAGCAAAG CCAATCGGCAGAGCTTTTGATTTGGTGCAACCAACCAGTGAAAGGCAGCCACTGAAGACAGAGGTGACCAAGCCGTCTGAGGAGCCCATTGAGGTCATTAAG gtataTCTGGACGAGCGTAAACAGGCACAAGCCAGACACCAACAAAGTCTAAAGATGCTCTCAGATGAAGTTTCACAAATACAGGAG GTAAGATATTGTCTGAAGAACCTCAGGGAGCAGATGGCAGCTAAAAGTCACAGAACAGAACACAAG ATGGTGTTAGCTGGTACTGGTCCCAGAAAAGTAAATGGCACTCATTCAGTACTCAACGGTTTAGAGAAACAG GAGAGTGTGGATGAGCAGGAGAGAGACAAGATGAGGGAGGCCAGTAAGCGTCTGTACGCTCAGCTGCAGGAGGCGGAGAAGAGGAaccaggaagagagagaaaaactgctG GCAGAGGCTAACCAGTACAAGCAGCAGTTATCTGAGCAGAATGACTATCTGAAGAGGGTTCAGCAGAGCAAAGAGCAGCAGGATCAGCAGATCCAAGACCTTCAACGTCTCATGAGCGGAATGGAGCAAGAGAGCTCCTCCCTCAgagaccagctcatgaccaaacAAGCGGAACTCCTGCAGATGCGGGAAAAGAACAAGGAGGGGCAAGCATGGAGGCAGAG TTTGGAAGAGCAGGAGAAggaaaatgctattctgagagaGAAGATTCACCACTTGGATGACATGCTCAAGAGTCAACAGAGAAAACTCAGGCAAATGATTGAGCAG CTTCAAAACTCGCGCATGGTAATTCAGGAGAGAGACCGGGCGATCAGGGAGCTGGAGGAGAAGGTGGCCATGCTGGAGGCAGAG AACAAACAAATGCGTGATCAGATGGATTACTACTTGGGGAGTCAAAGGTCGAATTCATACTTGCCAACAGATAGCAATGCGCAGATTGTCTACAG CAAGCCTCTGAAGCCATCCACCCATACCAACAAGAGTCTGCCCTTCATCAAGGTCATTGAGATTAAATCGTGA
- the LOC127452905 gene encoding tuftelin-like isoform X3 — translation MSRIGSMCTFDEIRVDDRVNGYRRLRLTLHDQNQQQPSTAKPIGRAFDLVQPTSERQPLKTEVTKPSEEPIEVIKVYLDERKQAQARHQQSLKMLSDEVSQIQECVQVRYCLKNLREQMAAKSHRTEHKMVLAGTGPRKVNGTHSVLNGLEKQESVDEQERDKMREASKRLYAQLQEAEKRNQEEREKLLAEANQYKQQLSEQNDYLKRVQQSKEQQDQQIQDLQRLMSGMEQESSSLRDQLMTKQAELLQMREKNKEGQAWRQSLEEQEKENAILREKIHHLDDMLKSQQRKLRQMIEQLQNSRMVIQERDRAIRELEEKVAMLEAENKQMRDQMDYYLGSQRSNSYLPTDSNAQIVYSKPLKPSTHTNKSLPFIKVIEIKS, via the exons ATGAGTCGAATTGGGAGTATGTGCACGTTTGATGAAATCAGAGTGGATGACAGAGTG AACGGGTACAGAAGACTCAGACTCACTCTACACGACCAGAACCAACAGCAGCCCAGCACAGCAAAG CCAATCGGCAGAGCTTTTGATTTGGTGCAACCAACCAGTGAAAGGCAGCCACTGAAGACAGAGGTGACCAAGCCGTCTGAGGAGCCCATTGAGGTCATTAAG gtataTCTGGACGAGCGTAAACAGGCACAAGCCAGACACCAACAAAGTCTAAAGATGCTCTCAGATGAAGTTTCACAAATACAGGAG TGTGTGCAGGTAAGATATTGTCTGAAGAACCTCAGGGAGCAGATGGCAGCTAAAAGTCACAGAACAGAACACAAG ATGGTGTTAGCTGGTACTGGTCCCAGAAAAGTAAATGGCACTCATTCAGTACTCAACGGTTTAGAGAAACAG GAGAGTGTGGATGAGCAGGAGAGAGACAAGATGAGGGAGGCCAGTAAGCGTCTGTACGCTCAGCTGCAGGAGGCGGAGAAGAGGAaccaggaagagagagaaaaactgctG GCAGAGGCTAACCAGTACAAGCAGCAGTTATCTGAGCAGAATGACTATCTGAAGAGGGTTCAGCAGAGCAAAGAGCAGCAGGATCAGCAGATCCAAGACCTTCAACGTCTCATGAGCGGAATGGAGCAAGAGAGCTCCTCCCTCAgagaccagctcatgaccaaacAAGCGGAACTCCTGCAGATGCGGGAAAAGAACAAGGAGGGGCAAGCATGGAGGCAGAG TTTGGAAGAGCAGGAGAAggaaaatgctattctgagagaGAAGATTCACCACTTGGATGACATGCTCAAGAGTCAACAGAGAAAACTCAGGCAAATGATTGAGCAG CTTCAAAACTCGCGCATGGTAATTCAGGAGAGAGACCGGGCGATCAGGGAGCTGGAGGAGAAGGTGGCCATGCTGGAGGCAGAG AACAAACAAATGCGTGATCAGATGGATTACTACTTGGGGAGTCAAAGGTCGAATTCATACTTGCCAACAGATAGCAATGCGCAGATTGTCTACAG CAAGCCTCTGAAGCCATCCACCCATACCAACAAGAGTCTGCCCTTCATCAAGGTCATTGAGATTAAATCGTGA
- the LOC127452905 gene encoding tuftelin-like isoform X2, giving the protein MVHWPPVSLSLSLSCCFSEGITQFLLPTCSLIHTAPTLSLSITDSLLHPSHTYFLFLILQNGYRRLRLTLHDQNQQQPSTAKPIGRAFDLVQPTSERQPLKTEVTKPSEEPIEVIKVYLDERKQAQARHQQSLKMLSDEVSQIQEVRYCLKNLREQMAAKSHRTEHKMVLAGTGPRKVNGTHSVLNGLEKQESVDEQERDKMREASKRLYAQLQEAEKRNQEEREKLLAEANQYKQQLSEQNDYLKRVQQSKEQQDQQIQDLQRLMSGMEQESSSLRDQLMTKQAELLQMREKNKEGQAWRQSLEEQEKENAILREKIHHLDDMLKSQQRKLRQMIEQLQNSRMVIQERDRAIRELEEKVAMLEAENKQMRDQMDYYLGSQRSNSYLPTDSNAQIVYSKPLKPSTHTNKSLPFIKVIEIKS; this is encoded by the exons ATGGTCCATTGGCCTccagtcagtctctctctctctctctcttgttgtttttcagagggcattaCTCAGTTTCTCCTCCCCACATGTTCCCTCATCCACACAGCTCCCACCCTTTCACTTTCTATAACGGACTCTTTGTTGCATCCTTCTCACACATATTTTTTATTCCTCATTCTTCAGAACGGGTACAGAAGACTCAGACTCACTCTACACGACCAGAACCAACAGCAGCCCAGCACAGCAAAG CCAATCGGCAGAGCTTTTGATTTGGTGCAACCAACCAGTGAAAGGCAGCCACTGAAGACAGAGGTGACCAAGCCGTCTGAGGAGCCCATTGAGGTCATTAAG gtataTCTGGACGAGCGTAAACAGGCACAAGCCAGACACCAACAAAGTCTAAAGATGCTCTCAGATGAAGTTTCACAAATACAGGAG GTAAGATATTGTCTGAAGAACCTCAGGGAGCAGATGGCAGCTAAAAGTCACAGAACAGAACACAAG ATGGTGTTAGCTGGTACTGGTCCCAGAAAAGTAAATGGCACTCATTCAGTACTCAACGGTTTAGAGAAACAG GAGAGTGTGGATGAGCAGGAGAGAGACAAGATGAGGGAGGCCAGTAAGCGTCTGTACGCTCAGCTGCAGGAGGCGGAGAAGAGGAaccaggaagagagagaaaaactgctG GCAGAGGCTAACCAGTACAAGCAGCAGTTATCTGAGCAGAATGACTATCTGAAGAGGGTTCAGCAGAGCAAAGAGCAGCAGGATCAGCAGATCCAAGACCTTCAACGTCTCATGAGCGGAATGGAGCAAGAGAGCTCCTCCCTCAgagaccagctcatgaccaaacAAGCGGAACTCCTGCAGATGCGGGAAAAGAACAAGGAGGGGCAAGCATGGAGGCAGAG TTTGGAAGAGCAGGAGAAggaaaatgctattctgagagaGAAGATTCACCACTTGGATGACATGCTCAAGAGTCAACAGAGAAAACTCAGGCAAATGATTGAGCAG CTTCAAAACTCGCGCATGGTAATTCAGGAGAGAGACCGGGCGATCAGGGAGCTGGAGGAGAAGGTGGCCATGCTGGAGGCAGAG AACAAACAAATGCGTGATCAGATGGATTACTACTTGGGGAGTCAAAGGTCGAATTCATACTTGCCAACAGATAGCAATGCGCAGATTGTCTACAG CAAGCCTCTGAAGCCATCCACCCATACCAACAAGAGTCTGCCCTTCATCAAGGTCATTGAGATTAAATCGTGA
- the LOC127452905 gene encoding tuftelin-like isoform X1 — MVHWPPVSLSLSLSCCFSEGITQFLLPTCSLIHTAPTLSLSITDSLLHPSHTYFLFLILQNGYRRLRLTLHDQNQQQPSTAKPIGRAFDLVQPTSERQPLKTEVTKPSEEPIEVIKVYLDERKQAQARHQQSLKMLSDEVSQIQECVQVRYCLKNLREQMAAKSHRTEHKMVLAGTGPRKVNGTHSVLNGLEKQESVDEQERDKMREASKRLYAQLQEAEKRNQEEREKLLAEANQYKQQLSEQNDYLKRVQQSKEQQDQQIQDLQRLMSGMEQESSSLRDQLMTKQAELLQMREKNKEGQAWRQSLEEQEKENAILREKIHHLDDMLKSQQRKLRQMIEQLQNSRMVIQERDRAIRELEEKVAMLEAENKQMRDQMDYYLGSQRSNSYLPTDSNAQIVYSKPLKPSTHTNKSLPFIKVIEIKS, encoded by the exons ATGGTCCATTGGCCTccagtcagtctctctctctctctctcttgttgtttttcagagggcattaCTCAGTTTCTCCTCCCCACATGTTCCCTCATCCACACAGCTCCCACCCTTTCACTTTCTATAACGGACTCTTTGTTGCATCCTTCTCACACATATTTTTTATTCCTCATTCTTCAGAACGGGTACAGAAGACTCAGACTCACTCTACACGACCAGAACCAACAGCAGCCCAGCACAGCAAAG CCAATCGGCAGAGCTTTTGATTTGGTGCAACCAACCAGTGAAAGGCAGCCACTGAAGACAGAGGTGACCAAGCCGTCTGAGGAGCCCATTGAGGTCATTAAG gtataTCTGGACGAGCGTAAACAGGCACAAGCCAGACACCAACAAAGTCTAAAGATGCTCTCAGATGAAGTTTCACAAATACAGGAG TGTGTGCAGGTAAGATATTGTCTGAAGAACCTCAGGGAGCAGATGGCAGCTAAAAGTCACAGAACAGAACACAAG ATGGTGTTAGCTGGTACTGGTCCCAGAAAAGTAAATGGCACTCATTCAGTACTCAACGGTTTAGAGAAACAG GAGAGTGTGGATGAGCAGGAGAGAGACAAGATGAGGGAGGCCAGTAAGCGTCTGTACGCTCAGCTGCAGGAGGCGGAGAAGAGGAaccaggaagagagagaaaaactgctG GCAGAGGCTAACCAGTACAAGCAGCAGTTATCTGAGCAGAATGACTATCTGAAGAGGGTTCAGCAGAGCAAAGAGCAGCAGGATCAGCAGATCCAAGACCTTCAACGTCTCATGAGCGGAATGGAGCAAGAGAGCTCCTCCCTCAgagaccagctcatgaccaaacAAGCGGAACTCCTGCAGATGCGGGAAAAGAACAAGGAGGGGCAAGCATGGAGGCAGAG TTTGGAAGAGCAGGAGAAggaaaatgctattctgagagaGAAGATTCACCACTTGGATGACATGCTCAAGAGTCAACAGAGAAAACTCAGGCAAATGATTGAGCAG CTTCAAAACTCGCGCATGGTAATTCAGGAGAGAGACCGGGCGATCAGGGAGCTGGAGGAGAAGGTGGCCATGCTGGAGGCAGAG AACAAACAAATGCGTGATCAGATGGATTACTACTTGGGGAGTCAAAGGTCGAATTCATACTTGCCAACAGATAGCAATGCGCAGATTGTCTACAG CAAGCCTCTGAAGCCATCCACCCATACCAACAAGAGTCTGCCCTTCATCAAGGTCATTGAGATTAAATCGTGA